One genomic segment of SAR202 cluster bacterium includes these proteins:
- a CDS encoding Gfo/Idh/MocA family oxidoreductase, with the protein MNGDSMRKLKNAKYRVGVIGCGSQGTRNARAFDLSPLCEIVAGANRGQEGLDLFCKRFDVPGYNDYRELLRKEKVDIIVSGTPVGVNAQVCVDSARAGVKGIFCEKPIAVSLAEADAMVEEARIRNVALGSGDMFRFNPQFWEARRIVESGEVGEVRSINAYGSGGREMSGTGCRTFTDMAMFARDSEVDWVVGWVNGLPVDVDLGKVDEWSDADQGGGGFIRYKNGIDGFVHQTSLGGKTGVEAICTKGVVCINECREGSVWKMGKGGLKSDRSLFPDPDPAIRNVDSEYDADGWMKNITRLTDAVESFIESVDTGMPVKCSGEDARRALEIAFGFRESHRRGHAPVKFPIPEQPQDGPGRAPQHRAEVPA; encoded by the coding sequence ATGAATGGAGATTCAATGCGAAAGCTCAAGAACGCCAAGTACCGCGTCGGCGTCATCGGCTGCGGCAGCCAGGGCACCCGCAACGCCCGCGCGTTCGACCTCAGCCCGCTCTGCGAGATCGTCGCCGGCGCCAACCGCGGCCAGGAGGGGCTCGACCTCTTCTGCAAGCGCTTCGACGTCCCCGGCTACAACGACTATCGCGAGCTCCTGCGCAAGGAGAAGGTGGACATCATCGTCTCCGGCACGCCCGTGGGCGTAAACGCGCAGGTGTGCGTCGACTCCGCCCGCGCCGGGGTCAAGGGCATATTCTGCGAGAAGCCCATCGCCGTCAGCCTTGCGGAGGCGGACGCGATGGTGGAAGAGGCGCGCATCCGAAACGTCGCCCTCGGCTCCGGCGACATGTTCCGCTTCAACCCGCAGTTCTGGGAGGCACGCCGCATCGTCGAGTCGGGAGAAGTCGGAGAGGTCCGCAGCATCAACGCGTACGGCTCCGGCGGCCGCGAGATGTCCGGCACCGGCTGCCGCACCTTCACCGACATGGCGATGTTCGCGCGCGACTCCGAGGTCGACTGGGTGGTCGGCTGGGTCAACGGCCTGCCGGTGGACGTCGATCTGGGGAAGGTGGACGAGTGGAGCGACGCCGACCAGGGCGGCGGCGGCTTCATCCGCTACAAGAACGGTATCGATGGTTTCGTTCACCAGACATCCCTGGGCGGCAAGACCGGCGTTGAAGCCATCTGCACGAAGGGCGTCGTCTGCATCAACGAATGTCGCGAGGGCAGCGTCTGGAAGATGGGCAAGGGCGGCCTGAAGTCCGACCGCAGCCTGTTCCCGGACCCCGACCCGGCGATAAGGAATGTCGACTCCGAGTATGACGCCGACGGCTGGATGAAGAACATTACCCGCCTGACTGATGCCGTGGAGTCGTTCATCGAGTCGGTGGACACCGGCATGCCGGTCAAGTGCAGCGGGGAAGACGCCCGCCGCGCGCTGGAGATCGCCTTCGGCTTTCGGGAGTCGCACCGCCGCGGCCACGCTCCGGTAAAGTTCCCCATCCCGGAGCAGCCTCAAGATGGTCCCGGACGTGCGCCGCAACATCGGGCGGAAGTTCCTGCCTGA